From Quercus robur chromosome 8, dhQueRobu3.1, whole genome shotgun sequence:
TTGCAAGTGGGGCATATAAATTGTTTGaaggttgtgtgtgtgtgtgtattatgaTGATCCTTTGTTCTCTCTCGTGAATATTGTTAACAAGAAGAAATATGAAGACACAGATGTGTGTGTGGCGATAAGGCCTAGGTTGTTCTAATTCAAGTTTGGTAGGGTTTGGtgatatgtatgtatatatatgtgtagaTTTTTGTTTAGATATATGTGGTTGATCTTATGTTTTCTCCATACTTTGACTATGCTATGCCCATCTGAAATCCAAAAATGCAATCTTTCACAAAAGGGTGATTTTGGATTAAATAGAATGACGGAAATAAATACATTAAATGAGCTTGATTAGATTGGTGAGGATTCAAAGTTTTGGGGCTAAAATTTggcttttgttgttgttgttgttcttgaaAGGGGGACTAAATTAGATCTAAGAGCCTTAAGGCCGTgtattgtgggatttattttCTGGTATTGTTTCTTGGAGCAATAGCAATTGACTATGTATATTGTTAATCAATTTCAGATTTCGTGCACTTACGCTAAAGAGAGAAGCTTTCTTGGAAGTTTCAAAGTTCACATCAAAAAACGTACATGGTTGATCTAGAAGTTCAGATTCCCACAGCGTTCGACCCATTTGCTGACGCCAAAGACTCGGATGCTCCTGGAGCTAAAGGGTATGTTCATATACGTATCCAGCAGAGAAATGGGAAAAAGTGCCTGACCACTGTGCAAGGCCTCAAGGAGACTTTCAGCTACGACAAGATCCTCAAGGACATCAAGAAACAGTTCTGTTGTAACGGGAATGTAGTGCAGGACAAGGCACTAGGCAAGATTGTCCAACTGCAAGGCGATCAGCGCAAGAACGTGTCTCAGTTTCTTGTTCAGGCTGGGATTGTGCAGAAGGACCAGATTAAGATTCATGGCTTTTA
This genomic window contains:
- the LOC126694591 gene encoding protein translation factor SUI1 homolog 2-like, with protein sequence MVDLEVQIPTAFDPFADAKDSDAPGAKGYVHIRIQQRNGKKCLTTVQGLKETFSYDKILKDIKKQFCCNGNVVQDKALGKIVQLQGDQRKNVSQFLVQAGIVQKDQIKIHGF